From the genome of Halostella limicola, one region includes:
- a CDS encoding TenA family protein, whose protein sequence is MSADAATEPVPASFDEYAADREDPRFTDWLRERTEPAWTGATEHRFARELVRDDLADDAFRRYLVQDYAFVETLVGVFGHAVGEAPEMAAKSRLVDFLGTLTADENDYFERSFDALGVPEADRTDPDLTETTRAFEDLLGRAAREGGYAETLAVLVPAEWAYLEWASDADGRPDRFYLAEWVDLHAGPGFESVVDLLRRELDREGAVASPRRRRRIERLFRRTVDLEVAFFDAAYDPDGVREPAVTGDGPGAPGQGGR, encoded by the coding sequence GTGAGCGCCGACGCGGCGACCGAACCGGTGCCCGCGTCGTTCGACGAGTACGCGGCCGACCGCGAGGACCCCCGCTTCACCGACTGGCTCCGCGAGCGAACCGAGCCGGCGTGGACCGGAGCGACAGAGCACCGCTTCGCACGCGAACTGGTCCGCGACGACCTTGCTGACGACGCCTTCCGACGGTATCTCGTGCAGGACTACGCCTTCGTGGAGACGCTCGTCGGCGTCTTCGGCCACGCCGTCGGAGAGGCCCCGGAGATGGCGGCGAAGTCCCGCCTCGTCGACTTCCTCGGCACGCTCACCGCCGACGAGAACGACTACTTCGAGCGGTCGTTCGACGCGCTCGGCGTCCCGGAAGCGGACCGCACGGACCCCGACCTGACGGAGACGACCCGAGCGTTCGAGGACCTGCTCGGCCGGGCGGCGCGGGAGGGCGGCTACGCCGAGACCCTCGCCGTGCTCGTACCGGCGGAGTGGGCGTACCTGGAGTGGGCGAGCGACGCCGACGGCAGGCCCGACCGGTTCTACCTCGCGGAGTGGGTCGACCTCCACGCTGGCCCGGGGTTCGAGTCGGTCGTCGACCTCCTGCGCCGCGAGCTCGACCGCGAGGGCGCGGTGGCCTCACCCCGGCGAAGGCGGCGGATCGAACGGCTCTTCCGACGGACCGTCGACCTGGAGGTCGCCTTCTTCGACGCCGCGTACGACCCCGACGGTGTCCGCGAACCGGCCGTCACCGGCGACGGACCGGGCGCCCCTGGGCAGGGTGGTCGGTGA